The DNA region AGTTACCCCGACAACACTCTTGCATTTTCTGCATCCAAAGCTAGCGAGGTTTATGGTAGGAGCTCTGAAGTGGAGGTGAATCGGGTGCATTATCTTGAGGGCGTCTATGCAGGCAAAAAACAAAAGAGTGACCAAAATAAGTTTAGAGATTTTATAGAGCAAATCAGAAAAAAAGACGAACAGAGGCTGGAGCTGCCCGAACAAGAACCTCCCTTGGAGGTAAAACCAGTGTATATAAGAGGGCTTCCGAGTGTTCAATATTAAAAAGGATAAAAAATGACAGAAGATCAATACAGCGAACTAAAAAATAAGTTTGAAGAGCTGCTTTCACTTAAAGGCGCCAACATCACAGAAAATACCCAGATTCTGGGTGAATATACCAATATACTAAAGGGAGACCTCAAGGATTTAGTGAGGGATTTTGAAAGAGCTCACAGCCAAAAGAGTATTCGACTCTTAAAAAACGTGAATGCTTATCGTTCCATCCTTTATCAAGAGGTCTATAAGGACGCTATTGGAAAAATCTCCAGCTATGGGGATATCTTTATCAGCGGCGGGGATATCAATCGCAGCGGTTCGGGCAGGGGGTTGATCCCTTCGGGATTTTCACGTCTTCCCATCCCGCTTGGGGTTGAGATAGAAGATGTGATCGGGGGACATGGGAGCTTTTATGCCAAAGAAAAAGATTCCAGCTCTATGTGGGTGTGGGGCAACAATTCTCAAGGCTGTCTTGGACTTGGGCACAATCTGGTTGTTCCTATCCCCAAAGAGGTGAGCTTCGGCTTTAAAATCAAAAAAATTGTGAGCAAAAGTTACTCAGCTTCTTTTCAGTTCGTCTTGGTACTTTTAGAAGACGGGAGTGTTTGGGGAGCGGGCAGAAACACCGAAGGGCAGCTTGGAATCGGCAACACCATCGATTCCAATCGTTTTGTTCAGATTTCTACTATCAGCAACATTGTGAATATCTGGGCGGGTAGCAACTTTGTGAGCGGGGCTTTTGCGCTTGATAACACAGGCAAACTTTACGCTTGGGGGTGGAATGGGAACGGCTGTCTGGGATTGGGACACAACAGCACTCCCGTGCTCAAACCCACGCTTGTTTCAGGTCTTGAAGATGTAACCGAAGTCTATCACTACACAAAAGACGATTCAGGGTGGCGTGGCAATACCTTTGTGCAAAAAGGAAAAAAAGAGATTTATGGTTGTGGCTATAACGGACAGCGCCAACTCAACCAAGATGATCTTAACGACAGGAGTGCTTTCACTAAAGTCATCGGTTTGGGTGCGGAAATCGCCAAGTTCATCGGGGGAACCTGTTATAACACCTGCTTTATTGTTTCAACCGACGGCTATGTTGTGGCTTGGGGACACGGCAATTATGGCTTTGGGGATAATCGAAGCGGGAATAACCTAAAGAATGGGGATTCCCCAATCAGTATTAAGAATATTGAAACCCAACCCTATAACTATCAAGCCTTTTTTGCGCAAGATTTTTATAACTTTTTTTATAGCTTTGGCTATAACAACAACGCCTTGGGCTTGGGTCATAATAATAATGTAAGAACTTTTGAAAGAATGCAAATCCCTCAAAATATAGAGGACTTTATGCTCGCATCCGTTTGGGAGAGCGAGCGAGCATTTATAGCCACTGATGGGAAGAGACTCTATGCTTGTGGCACTGCCTATGATGGCAACATTAATTACACCACCAGTGTGGCTCAACCCCAACTAATCGCTCAGCTTTGAGTCAAAAAAAATTAAAAAATAAAGGAGTTTTTATGAAAATCTATTGCTTGGAAAATGAAAAGATTACAGAAGTCAGCGGCGAATTCAAGGTGCTCACTCAAGACGCTGATTTTACCTATGTGGGCAGCGAGAATGAACTTCCTGAGCCTTTTAAAGAAGGAGAGTTGCCCCAATCATTTTTAGAAACTCAAGAAAGAGAGCTTACTGAACTTAAAAACAAAAAGATTGAAGAGTTGAATAAAACTTGCGACGCTTCGATTTTAAATTTTACTTCAGATGCTTTGGGGTCTGAGCATATCTATGATGCCAAGCTTGAAGACCAGCTCAACCTCTTGGGGCTTGTGGCAGCAAACATAGACAGCTTTTTTCGCTGTGCTCCCATTGATAACCCACTGGATAAACAGAACCTTCCCCACACCAAAGAACAGCTCAAAGCTGTCTATAACGACGCTCTGAAAATGAAGAGCGAGGCAATTTTTAAGTGTGGGGTTCTTAAGGATAAGGTCAAAAAAGCTTCAGGTAAAGAGGAGGTTTCAAAGATTGTTTGGGGAATAGAGCTTACAGATAAAGAAACAAAAAAACAAACAAAATAGGCAGTCCAAACAAAATCTCAAGCTGAGAACAAAGGAACTCAACAATGACTACTCATATTACTGAAAATAACAATCTTCGCTCCTCTTTAAAGGCTGAAATTTATTGGAGGCACAAGGATGGGATGATGGTCATTCTTTTAGAGCCGATTGAATACGCTGCCAAATCGGGAAAAAACATCGTTGTCCCCAAAGGATTCAGGAGTGATGGGGCAACCATTCCTAAGATTTTTTGGTGGCTGCTCTCCCCATTTGAGGATTACAGCAAGTGCTGCATTCTGCACGATTATTTGTGCGATAAATTCCATCAGGGAGAGCTTAAAAGGAGCTATTGCGACAAAATATTTTTAGAAGCGATGGAGTCTGCAGGGATCAAAAAAAGCACGAGAATCACGTTGTATTTAGCTGTTAGGCTGTATGCAAAAATTAAAAGATATAAATAAAAATAAAGATAAGAGTATCAATAAAGGCTCCAAGAGTGCTCACCTCCCCGTAAGCCACCTTAGAGAAAAGAATTTTAGTTTATTTTGACAAAAAAGCTAAAAATATTATTTTTTATAAGGAGGGGAAATGAACCCAAATCACAAGTCGTTATTTTTGCCTGCAAAACTCAAAGCTCCATTTGGCTGGATTGGAGGCAAGAGCAAACTGGCTAAAACAATTATTGAGAGAATGCCGCAACATCGCTCTTATGTAGAAGTTTTTGCAGGAGCACTCAGCGTTCTTTATGCAAAACCAATTCCTGACAACAAATGCACAGAAACGATCAATGACGCAAATGGCGATCTGATCAATTTGCACCTGATTATTCAAAAACGCCCACAGAGCTTCAGAAATATGCTCCAGCATATGCTTTGTTCCAGAAGGTTGTTTGATTTGATTGCAAAAGGAGTTTTAAAACCCAAAAATGACCTAGAGAGAGCGGTTTTTTATTATTACAGGCTTGTTATGAGCTTTGGCTCAAAGGGGGATAGTTTTGCAATGTCCAAAAAAAGAAAGCCCAAAAATATTTTTAGA from Helicobacter sp. 12S02232-10 includes:
- a CDS encoding RCC1 domain-containing protein, producing MTEDQYSELKNKFEELLSLKGANITENTQILGEYTNILKGDLKDLVRDFERAHSQKSIRLLKNVNAYRSILYQEVYKDAIGKISSYGDIFISGGDINRSGSGRGLIPSGFSRLPIPLGVEIEDVIGGHGSFYAKEKDSSSMWVWGNNSQGCLGLGHNLVVPIPKEVSFGFKIKKIVSKSYSASFQFVLVLLEDGSVWGAGRNTEGQLGIGNTIDSNRFVQISTISNIVNIWAGSNFVSGAFALDNTGKLYAWGWNGNGCLGLGHNSTPVLKPTLVSGLEDVTEVYHYTKDDSGWRGNTFVQKGKKEIYGCGYNGQRQLNQDDLNDRSAFTKVIGLGAEIAKFIGGTCYNTCFIVSTDGYVVAWGHGNYGFGDNRSGNNLKNGDSPISIKNIETQPYNYQAFFAQDFYNFFYSFGYNNNALGLGHNNNVRTFERMQIPQNIEDFMLASVWESERAFIATDGKRLYACGTAYDGNINYTTSVAQPQLIAQL
- a CDS encoding DUF1353 domain-containing protein, whose translation is MTTHITENNNLRSSLKAEIYWRHKDGMMVILLEPIEYAAKSGKNIVVPKGFRSDGATIPKIFWWLLSPFEDYSKCCILHDYLCDKFHQGELKRSYCDKIFLEAMESAGIKKSTRITLYLAVRLYAKIKRYK
- a CDS encoding DNA adenine methylase, with product MNPNHKSLFLPAKLKAPFGWIGGKSKLAKTIIERMPQHRSYVEVFAGALSVLYAKPIPDNKCTETINDANGDLINLHLIIQKRPQSFRNMLQHMLCSRRLFDLIAKGVLKPKNDLERAVFYYYRLVMSFGSKGDSFAMSKKRKPKNIFRDYQVYSDRLKRVSIENMDFRKLIKEYDSPETLFYADPPYVGTESYYKNTGGFGIKEHQDLYELLSSIQGKFILSYNDCERVRELYKGFRIEEVGVRYTLNQAHSKIKSELLIFNF